A genomic stretch from Halopiger aswanensis includes:
- a CDS encoding Gfo/Idh/MocA family protein produces MTLTAGIVGCGTIADAYCEANGRFDSYRITACADLERERAEATAAEYGLEVRSVEDLLADPAVDIAINLTPPTAHAEVITQALAADTHVYTEKPLATNLEDAKAILETADERGLRVGSAPDTVLGAGLQTARAVLEAGRIGRPIGATAHLVFGGHESWHPNPDLYYQEGGGPLFDMGPYYVGALIALLGPATSVTGATGRAFEERTIGSGPRTGETIDVEVPTHEAGVVTFENGAIANLQLSFDAVGGTSGPSPLFELYGTEGTLQLPDPNDFDGDVRVRERGADEFESVQHTHSYTAGRGVGVADLARSLQHDDWTHRTSGRRAYHALEIMAGVRRAAEREEHVGLESDCERPAPLPETFPE; encoded by the coding sequence ATGACACTCACCGCCGGCATCGTCGGCTGCGGCACCATCGCCGACGCGTACTGCGAGGCGAACGGCCGCTTCGATAGCTACCGCATCACCGCCTGCGCCGACCTCGAGCGCGAGCGCGCCGAGGCGACGGCCGCCGAGTACGGCCTCGAGGTCCGCTCGGTCGAGGACCTGCTGGCCGATCCGGCCGTCGACATCGCGATCAACCTGACCCCGCCGACGGCCCACGCCGAGGTCATCACGCAGGCGCTGGCGGCCGACACCCACGTCTACACCGAGAAGCCGCTCGCGACCAACCTCGAGGACGCGAAGGCGATTCTCGAGACGGCCGACGAACGCGGCCTCCGCGTCGGTTCGGCGCCCGATACGGTGCTGGGCGCCGGACTTCAGACCGCCCGGGCGGTGCTCGAGGCAGGGCGCATCGGACGGCCGATCGGCGCGACGGCGCACTTGGTGTTCGGCGGCCACGAGTCGTGGCACCCGAATCCGGACCTGTACTATCAGGAAGGCGGCGGCCCGCTGTTCGACATGGGGCCGTACTACGTCGGCGCGCTGATCGCGCTGCTCGGACCGGCCACGAGCGTGACAGGGGCAACTGGACGGGCCTTCGAGGAGCGAACGATCGGGAGCGGCCCCCGAACCGGCGAGACCATCGACGTCGAGGTGCCGACCCACGAGGCCGGCGTCGTCACCTTCGAGAACGGTGCGATCGCGAACCTCCAGCTCAGCTTCGACGCGGTCGGCGGCACGTCGGGTCCGTCGCCGCTGTTCGAACTCTACGGGACCGAAGGGACGCTGCAGCTCCCCGATCCGAACGATTTCGACGGAGACGTTCGCGTCCGCGAGCGCGGCGCCGACGAATTCGAGAGCGTCCAGCACACCCACAGCTACACCGCCGGCCGGGGCGTCGGCGTCGCCGACCTCGCCCGATCGCTGCAGCACGACGACTGGACGCACCGCACCAGCGGCCGGCGTGCGTACCACGCCCTCGAGATCATGGCCGGCGTTCGGCGGGCCGCCGAACGGGAGGAACACGTCGGGCTCGAGAGCGACTGCGAGCGACCGGCGCCGCTGCCGGAGACGTTCCCGGAGTGA
- the thsB gene encoding thermosome subunit beta yields MTRSPPNRSTRGPDSVHVPTDATSDLERETFREQTGSETDPASVRRSNVAAATAVAETLRTTLGPNGRHKMLVGRNGRVVVTNDGANVLKSLEIADPVARAVVDVAEAQAAAVGDGTTTAVLLTGALLDAAASLLEDGLHPTTVVAGYGTAARDARERLAEYETAVDRGDDETLRAVARTAATNDWDDASIDRFADLAVSAARAVDFETESIARKSYAGAPLEASELIDGLVIDLDASSTTIERDRDGRTRTADRSVTDARIALVSHEIGVQEADAVTTPTITTPDELETLRESEREERSRVVDRLRDRSVDVLVCQQSVDERIREALEREGIVVAERTRQDEFDALAAATGARAAYSIADLDRQATGRAETVERRTIGSNPVLVIAGCPSNEHASLLLRGGTPQVADETRRIIDDCLAVTASVARDGGVVPGGGATPMALAQDLSQRARRFDEREQLAVDAFATALESIPRTLARNAGRDPIDVVTELRAEHASGRSAAGVDTNGGVADMVETGVLEPRAVLDRTLATAFEATAAILRIDAVLAESAQSVADSGPSEDGHDRGHEHADSGARASTDGYPWAIGH; encoded by the coding sequence ATGACGCGATCACCACCGAACCGGTCGACTCGAGGACCGGACTCCGTTCACGTTCCGACCGACGCGACCAGCGACCTCGAGCGCGAGACCTTCCGCGAGCAAACCGGGTCGGAAACCGACCCCGCGAGCGTTCGGCGATCGAACGTCGCCGCGGCGACGGCCGTCGCCGAGACGCTGCGGACGACGCTGGGACCGAACGGGCGACACAAGATGCTCGTCGGGCGCAACGGGCGGGTCGTCGTCACGAACGACGGCGCGAACGTCCTGAAGAGCCTGGAGATCGCCGATCCCGTCGCTCGAGCGGTCGTCGACGTCGCCGAGGCGCAGGCGGCGGCCGTCGGCGACGGGACGACGACGGCCGTGCTGCTGACCGGCGCGTTGCTCGACGCGGCCGCCTCGCTGCTCGAGGACGGACTCCATCCGACGACCGTCGTCGCCGGCTACGGAACGGCGGCCCGGGACGCTCGAGAGCGACTCGCGGAGTACGAGACTGCAGTCGACCGCGGCGACGACGAAACCCTGCGAGCCGTCGCGCGCACCGCCGCCACGAACGACTGGGACGACGCGTCGATCGATCGGTTCGCCGACCTCGCCGTGTCGGCGGCTCGAGCGGTCGATTTCGAGACGGAATCGATCGCGCGAAAATCCTACGCCGGTGCGCCGCTCGAGGCGTCGGAACTGATCGACGGCCTGGTGATCGATCTGGACGCGTCGTCGACGACGATCGAACGCGACCGCGACGGGCGGACTCGCACCGCCGATCGCTCGGTGACGGACGCCCGCATCGCACTCGTCAGTCACGAAATCGGCGTTCAGGAGGCTGACGCGGTAACGACGCCGACGATAACTACACCCGACGAGCTCGAGACACTCCGCGAGTCGGAACGCGAGGAGCGCTCGCGGGTCGTCGACCGCCTCCGGGACCGTAGCGTCGACGTCCTCGTCTGCCAGCAGTCCGTCGACGAGCGAATCCGCGAAGCCCTCGAGCGCGAGGGAATCGTCGTCGCGGAGCGGACGCGGCAGGACGAGTTCGACGCCCTCGCGGCGGCGACGGGAGCGCGAGCGGCGTACTCGATCGCGGATCTGGATCGGCAGGCGACCGGCCGCGCAGAAACGGTCGAGCGGCGCACGATCGGTTCGAATCCGGTCCTCGTCATCGCGGGCTGTCCGAGCAACGAGCATGCGTCCCTGCTGCTCCGGGGCGGCACGCCGCAGGTCGCCGATGAGACCCGACGGATCATCGACGACTGTCTCGCCGTCACCGCGTCGGTCGCTCGAGACGGGGGTGTCGTTCCCGGCGGCGGCGCAACCCCGATGGCACTGGCGCAGGACCTCTCACAGCGGGCGCGCCGGTTCGACGAGCGGGAACAACTCGCCGTCGACGCGTTCGCGACGGCGCTCGAGTCGATTCCGCGGACGCTAGCGAGAAACGCCGGCCGCGATCCGATCGACGTCGTGACCGAACTCCGAGCTGAGCACGCTTCGGGCCGGTCTGCGGCCGGGGTTGACACGAACGGCGGGGTTGCAGATATGGTGGAAACCGGCGTCCTCGAGCCGCGGGCCGTTCTGGATCGAACGCTCGCGACGGCGTTCGAAGCGACGGCCGCGATACTCCGGATCGATGCCGTCCTCGCGGAGTCGGCGCAGTCGGTAGCGGACTCCGGCCCGTCGGAAGACGGACACGACCGGGGTCACGAGCACGCGGATTCAGGCGCACGGGCGAGCACCGACGGCTATCCCTGGGCGATCGGACACTGA
- the fmdA gene encoding formamidase, whose protein sequence is MPEVAFEVDVDAPPDDQPGANPFNRWHPDIPAVVEADPGDTMRLEALDWTGGQIRDNDDANEVRDVDLSQVHYLAGPVEVNGAEPGDLLKVEFLDMGPLNDRAEFGFTGTFSQQNGGGFLTDHFPNAAKSIWDLDGYTVSSRHVPDVRYEGKIHPGLAGCAPSQELLEEWNERERELMERHAEDPDSIQNHPTGEAEPPVANPPTTEGALMGEMDPDEAEEAAEEAARTVPPREHGGNHDIKDLSIGSTVYFPVYVDGAKFAVGDFHASQGDGEITFCGAIEMAAYVDVKFDLVKDGMDKLGVDHPIFEPGHRGPTFEDYVTFCGYSVTEDGEQRYLDSHTAYRRASLQAIDYLKQFGYTGQQALHILGTVPVEGRQSGVVDVPNACSTLALPKGVFDFDVSPETLGSDEDRGDVVVTDDPLG, encoded by the coding sequence ATGCCAGAAGTAGCATTCGAGGTTGACGTCGACGCACCGCCAGACGACCAACCCGGCGCGAACCCGTTTAATCGATGGCATCCGGATATTCCCGCCGTCGTCGAGGCTGATCCCGGCGACACGATGCGACTCGAGGCGCTCGACTGGACGGGTGGCCAGATTCGGGACAACGATGACGCAAACGAGGTCCGGGATGTCGATCTATCGCAGGTCCACTACCTCGCCGGCCCGGTGGAAGTAAACGGCGCCGAGCCCGGCGATCTGCTGAAAGTCGAGTTCCTCGACATGGGGCCGCTCAACGACCGCGCGGAGTTCGGCTTCACCGGGACGTTCTCCCAGCAGAACGGCGGCGGCTTTCTGACGGATCACTTTCCGAACGCCGCCAAATCGATCTGGGACCTTGACGGCTACACCGTCTCGTCCCGGCACGTTCCCGACGTCCGCTACGAGGGCAAAATCCATCCGGGACTGGCCGGTTGCGCCCCGAGTCAGGAACTGCTCGAGGAGTGGAACGAGCGCGAACGGGAACTGATGGAGCGCCACGCGGAGGATCCCGACTCGATCCAGAACCACCCGACCGGTGAGGCGGAGCCGCCCGTAGCGAATCCGCCGACGACGGAGGGTGCACTGATGGGGGAGATGGACCCCGACGAAGCCGAGGAAGCCGCCGAAGAAGCCGCACGGACCGTCCCGCCGCGCGAACACGGCGGCAACCACGACATCAAGGATCTCTCGATCGGGTCGACGGTGTACTTCCCGGTCTACGTCGACGGCGCCAAGTTCGCCGTCGGCGACTTCCACGCCTCGCAGGGCGACGGCGAGATCACCTTCTGCGGGGCGATCGAGATGGCCGCCTACGTCGACGTGAAGTTCGACCTCGTCAAGGACGGGATGGACAAACTGGGCGTCGATCACCCGATCTTCGAGCCGGGCCACCGCGGCCCGACCTTCGAGGATTACGTCACGTTCTGCGGCTACTCGGTGACCGAGGACGGCGAGCAGCGCTACCTCGACTCCCACACGGCCTACCGGCGCGCCTCGCTGCAGGCGATCGACTACCTCAAACAGTTCGGCTACACCGGTCAGCAGGCGCTGCACATCCTCGGGACGGTCCCCGTCGAGGGACGCCAGAGCGGCGTCGTCGACGTGCCGAACGCGTGTTCGACGCTCGCGCTCCCGAAGGGCGTGTTCGACTTCGACGTCTCCCCGGAGACGCTCGGCAGCGACGAAGACCGCGGCGACGTCGTCGTCACGGACGATCCGCTCGGATGA
- a CDS encoding DUF2267 domain-containing protein produces MERHDFYGSVQYEANLADEADARDATQAVLSALGERLDETRLQRIDGELPAEIGDHLVEGASGRRLDYDGFLERITERADRADTSEPEVLAQAVVGTMLEHISDEEAEGLRERLEELEFGAAIPETGPGARS; encoded by the coding sequence ATGGAACGCCACGACTTCTACGGCTCCGTCCAGTACGAGGCGAACCTCGCCGACGAAGCCGACGCCCGCGACGCCACGCAGGCGGTGCTCTCCGCGCTGGGCGAACGGTTAGACGAGACGCGCCTGCAGCGCATCGACGGCGAACTGCCCGCCGAGATCGGCGATCACCTCGTCGAGGGCGCCTCCGGTCGGCGGCTCGACTACGACGGGTTCCTCGAGCGGATCACCGAGCGCGCCGACCGGGCCGATACGAGCGAACCGGAGGTACTCGCGCAGGCGGTCGTGGGAACCATGCTCGAGCACATCAGCGACGAGGAGGCCGAGGGACTGCGCGAGCGACTCGAGGAACTCGAGTTCGGCGCGGCGATTCCGGAGACCGGGCCGGGCGCCAGGAGTTAG
- a CDS encoding DUF2267 domain-containing protein has protein sequence MEQTELLQTVSDRAAADADEESADDATRAVLQTLGERLSEDEAEDLAAQLPGDLSQHLTEGESGQRFSEEEFVSRIDQRMDTTELHGEEAATTVLGTVLEAVDESERAAVVDQLEHYGFGELLAETDADADVNERTPGEY, from the coding sequence ATGGAACAAACAGAGCTACTCCAGACGGTGAGCGACCGCGCCGCCGCCGACGCGGACGAGGAATCGGCCGACGACGCGACCCGGGCGGTTCTCCAGACGCTCGGGGAGCGACTGAGCGAGGACGAAGCTGAGGACTTGGCCGCGCAGTTGCCAGGTGATCTGAGCCAGCACCTCACGGAGGGCGAGTCGGGCCAGCGCTTCTCCGAGGAGGAGTTCGTCTCCCGGATCGACCAGCGCATGGACACCACCGAACTGCACGGCGAAGAAGCGGCGACGACCGTCCTCGGAACGGTCCTCGAGGCGGTCGACGAGAGCGAGCGCGCCGCGGTCGTCGATCAACTCGAACACTACGGGTTCGGCGAACTGCTCGCGGAGACAGATGCGGACGCCGACGTCAACGAGCGGACGCCGGGCGAGTACTGA
- a CDS encoding ORC1-type DNA replication protein — protein MADDPEEGMLSWDESVFRDEHVFEIDYVPETFKHREAQTESLTYALRPAVRGSRPLNVMVRGPPGTGKTTAIQKLFDEVGAQTSDVRTIRVNCQVNATRYSVFSRLFEGTFDYEPPSSGISFKKLFGQIAEKLVEEDKVLVVALDDVNYLFYENEASDTLYSLLRAHEEYPGAKIGVVVVSSDPALDVIDELDSRVQSVFRPEDVYFPVYDQPEIVDILEERVKRGFHDGVIGRDTLEYVAELTADSGDLRVGIDLLRRAGLNAEMRASRTVERQDVEEAYEKSKYINLARSLSGLTDTERALLEVIAHRDGEQAGDIYEAFHERTDLGYTRYSEIVNKLDQLGLIDAEYTDVDGRGRSRSLSLSYEKDAVLNRLE, from the coding sequence ATGGCAGACGACCCCGAGGAGGGGATGTTGTCGTGGGACGAATCCGTGTTCAGGGACGAGCACGTCTTCGAAATCGACTACGTCCCCGAGACGTTCAAGCACCGCGAGGCCCAGACCGAGAGCCTGACGTACGCGCTCCGGCCGGCGGTGCGCGGGTCGCGACCGCTGAACGTGATGGTCCGCGGGCCGCCCGGCACCGGCAAGACGACGGCCATCCAGAAGCTGTTCGACGAGGTCGGCGCTCAGACCAGCGACGTCCGCACCATCCGCGTCAACTGTCAGGTCAACGCGACCCGCTACTCGGTGTTCTCGAGACTGTTCGAGGGGACCTTCGATTACGAGCCGCCCTCCTCGGGGATCTCGTTCAAGAAGCTGTTCGGCCAGATCGCCGAGAAACTCGTCGAGGAGGACAAGGTGCTGGTCGTCGCCTTGGACGACGTCAACTACCTCTTCTACGAGAACGAGGCCTCCGACACGCTGTACTCGCTGCTTCGGGCCCACGAGGAGTACCCGGGCGCGAAGATCGGCGTCGTCGTCGTCTCCTCCGATCCCGCCTTGGACGTCATCGACGAACTCGACTCGCGGGTCCAGAGCGTCTTCCGCCCCGAGGACGTCTACTTCCCGGTCTACGACCAGCCCGAAATTGTCGACATCCTCGAGGAGCGGGTGAAACGGGGGTTCCACGACGGCGTCATCGGCCGCGACACCCTCGAGTACGTCGCCGAACTCACGGCCGACAGCGGCGACCTGCGCGTCGGGATCGACCTCCTGCGTCGGGCCGGGCTGAACGCCGAGATGCGCGCGAGCCGCACCGTCGAGCGCCAGGACGTCGAGGAAGCCTACGAGAAGTCCAAGTACATCAACCTCGCGCGCAGCCTCTCGGGGCTGACCGACACCGAGCGGGCGCTGCTCGAGGTGATCGCCCACCGCGACGGCGAGCAGGCCGGGGACATCTACGAGGCGTTCCACGAGCGGACCGATCTGGGCTACACGCGGTACTCGGAGATCGTCAACAAACTCGACCAATTGGGGCTGATCGACGCCGAGTACACGGACGTCGACGGCCGCGGGCGCTCGCGGTCGCTGTCGCTGTCCTACGAGAAGGACGCGGTGTTGAACCGGCTCGAGTGA
- a CDS encoding MutS-related protein, translated as MDLESIPGVGEKTARALSELDDPERALRAGDVATIATAPGISQGRAARIARGAIRHEHDDPGGFLATDRAREIYREVLGLLKQRTVTDYAAQRLETIYPSPCRSRIEEVREFAREALEREPDPDVLAALEGVEPLRQPGDVRVRERCLATTDAERYSEAKAAIPELSVEVVEDAQGLAELARGYSTVIALDESFAGVTVEGDVQVRPDALENPAEIVPERPLSFFARNRDRLRAAIDVHRAADLEAECDLEALEDGLSRLEDDGTVAGDDELDRLTTAVDDLDAAASAAESVANDQLRDAIREEDVTIEGSDLLSLVERGAGVDSLLSRELADEYAAAVEAAREHLIDALDLDTGEAEIARRVFGDEPTFPVERDEDAVSRLREELTAAKERRAGRLKRELAADLADQREGARGLVRTALELDVELAVARFAADFECTMPEFVWDASVSDDEIGFDIEGGRSPLLDEPLEAIDPVDYDVSGVALLSGVNSGGKTSTLDLVASVVVLAHMGLPVPAEDTELRRFDDLHYHAKTQGTLDAGAFESTVREFADLAQGGEGSLVLVDELESITEPGASAKIIAGILEALAENGATAVFVSHLAGEIREMADFDVTVDGIEAVGLVDGELEVNRSPVKDHLARSTPELIVEKLATENGTGDGDSGAVATNGGRATADAAEPGFYDRLLEKFE; from the coding sequence ATGGACCTCGAGTCGATCCCGGGCGTGGGCGAAAAGACCGCTCGGGCGCTGTCGGAACTCGACGATCCCGAGCGAGCGTTGCGCGCGGGCGACGTCGCGACGATCGCGACCGCACCCGGGATCAGCCAGGGCCGGGCCGCCCGCATCGCGCGCGGCGCGATCCGCCACGAACACGACGATCCCGGCGGCTTCCTCGCGACCGACCGCGCCAGAGAGATCTACCGCGAGGTCCTCGGCCTCCTCAAGCAACGGACGGTCACCGACTACGCTGCCCAGCGCCTCGAGACGATCTATCCGAGCCCCTGCCGATCGCGCATCGAGGAGGTCCGGGAGTTCGCCCGCGAGGCCCTCGAGCGCGAGCCCGACCCCGACGTGCTCGCGGCGCTCGAGGGGGTCGAACCCCTCCGACAGCCGGGCGACGTGCGGGTGCGCGAGCGCTGTCTGGCGACGACCGACGCCGAACGCTATTCGGAAGCGAAAGCGGCGATTCCCGAACTCTCCGTCGAGGTTGTCGAGGACGCGCAGGGACTGGCCGAACTCGCGCGGGGCTACTCGACGGTCATCGCCCTGGACGAATCGTTCGCCGGCGTCACCGTCGAGGGCGACGTGCAGGTCCGGCCCGACGCCCTCGAGAACCCGGCCGAGATCGTCCCCGAACGGCCGCTGTCGTTCTTCGCGCGGAACCGCGACCGGCTGCGCGCGGCGATCGACGTTCACCGAGCCGCCGACCTCGAGGCCGAGTGCGACCTCGAAGCGCTCGAGGACGGCCTCTCGCGACTCGAGGACGACGGCACCGTCGCGGGCGACGACGAACTCGACCGGCTGACGACGGCCGTCGACGACCTCGACGCGGCTGCGAGCGCGGCGGAAAGCGTCGCGAACGACCAGCTCCGGGACGCGATCCGCGAGGAGGACGTGACGATCGAAGGCTCGGACCTCCTCTCCTTAGTCGAGCGCGGGGCCGGCGTCGACTCCTTGCTCTCCCGGGAGTTGGCCGACGAGTACGCCGCGGCCGTCGAGGCCGCTCGCGAGCACCTGATCGATGCACTCGACCTCGATACCGGCGAGGCCGAGATCGCGCGCCGCGTCTTCGGCGACGAACCGACGTTCCCCGTGGAGCGCGACGAAGACGCCGTCAGCCGCCTGCGAGAGGAACTCACCGCCGCGAAGGAACGCCGTGCGGGGCGGCTCAAGCGCGAACTCGCGGCCGACCTGGCCGACCAGCGCGAGGGCGCCCGCGGGCTCGTCCGGACGGCCCTCGAGTTGGACGTGGAACTCGCGGTCGCCCGGTTCGCGGCCGATTTCGAGTGCACGATGCCGGAGTTCGTCTGGGACGCTTCCGTATCCGACGACGAGATCGGTTTCGACATCGAAGGCGGCCGCTCGCCCCTGCTCGACGAGCCGCTCGAGGCGATCGACCCCGTCGATTACGACGTCTCGGGCGTCGCCCTGCTCTCGGGGGTCAACAGCGGCGGGAAGACCTCGACGCTGGATCTGGTCGCGAGCGTCGTCGTCCTGGCCCACATGGGCCTGCCGGTCCCCGCCGAGGACACCGAACTGCGCCGGTTCGACGATCTGCACTACCACGCCAAGACCCAGGGGACGCTCGACGCCGGCGCTTTCGAGTCGACGGTGCGGGAGTTCGCCGACCTCGCACAGGGTGGCGAGGGCTCGCTCGTGCTGGTCGACGAACTCGAGAGCATCACCGAGCCCGGCGCCTCCGCGAAGATCATCGCCGGCATCCTCGAGGCCTTAGCGGAGAACGGCGCGACGGCCGTCTTCGTCTCCCACCTGGCGGGCGAGATCCGCGAGATGGCCGACTTCGACGTCACGGTCGACGGCATCGAGGCCGTCGGGCTGGTCGACGGCGAACTCGAGGTGAACCGCTCGCCGGTCAAGGACCACCTCGCGCGGTCGACGCCGGAGCTGATCGTCGAGAAGCTGGCGACCGAGAACGGGACCGGCGACGGCGATTCCGGGGCGGTCGCGACCAACGGCGGCCGCGCGACGGCCGACGCCGCCGAGCCCGGCTTCTACGATCGATTGCTCGAGAAGTTCGAGTGA
- a CDS encoding DUF4397 domain-containing protein, giving the protein MPVSRRTALKSLGVAGGLTAASGTVFATGEHESDERSKQKKGGTAGDEHEQATDVPAAAVRVAHFSPDAPNVDVYVDWTRVLEDVPYGEISPYLEVEPGTYTVTITPAGDPETKAFEGEVTVGSGFYTVAAIGELGAGTFRPEVLTDAGSALVRAFHASPDAPAVDVYADGEPLFTNLSFGESTNYLAVPAGSYSLSLRPAGDAETVVAEFDATVEAGTAYTASAIGYLQPPADAADRGLEAAISVDGAMSASDD; this is encoded by the coding sequence ATGCCAGTATCACGGCGGACGGCCCTGAAATCGCTGGGCGTCGCAGGTGGATTGACTGCAGCGAGCGGCACAGTCTTCGCGACCGGCGAACACGAATCGGACGAACGATCGAAACAGAAGAAAGGCGGGACCGCCGGTGACGAGCACGAGCAGGCGACCGACGTCCCCGCCGCCGCGGTTCGCGTCGCGCACTTCTCGCCGGACGCGCCGAACGTCGACGTCTACGTCGACTGGACCCGCGTCCTCGAGGACGTTCCCTACGGCGAGATCTCGCCGTACCTCGAGGTCGAGCCGGGCACGTACACGGTGACGATCACGCCGGCCGGCGATCCGGAGACGAAAGCGTTCGAGGGCGAGGTCACCGTCGGATCGGGCTTTTACACCGTCGCGGCGATCGGCGAACTCGGCGCGGGCACGTTCCGGCCCGAAGTCCTCACCGACGCCGGTTCGGCGCTGGTGCGGGCATTCCACGCCTCGCCGGACGCACCCGCGGTGGACGTCTACGCCGACGGCGAACCGCTGTTTACGAACCTCTCCTTCGGCGAGTCGACGAACTACCTCGCCGTGCCGGCCGGCAGCTACTCGCTGTCGCTCCGGCCGGCGGGCGACGCGGAGACGGTCGTCGCCGAGTTCGACGCGACGGTCGAGGCCGGCACCGCCTACACCGCGAGCGCGATCGGCTACCTTCAGCCGCCGGCTGACGCCGCGGATCGCGGTCTGGAGGCGGCGATTTCGGTCGACGGCGCGATGAGTGCGAGCGACGACTGA
- a CDS encoding DUF7553 family protein: MTEQLQEARDDLEEAAKSADDDVRDDIRETTDAFADYVMGDTQPDHAILDERLNTLRQVRERADGNTKDKVESAIETVEDYREQVDQA, translated from the coding sequence ATGACGGAACAACTGCAAGAAGCCCGAGACGACCTCGAGGAAGCGGCCAAATCGGCGGACGACGACGTGCGAGACGACATCCGCGAGACGACCGATGCGTTCGCCGACTACGTGATGGGCGACACCCAACCGGATCACGCGATCCTCGACGAGCGGCTCAACACGCTCCGGCAGGTCCGCGAGCGGGCCGACGGCAACACCAAGGACAAGGTCGAGTCGGCCATCGAGACCGTCGAGGACTACCGCGAACAGGTCGATCAGGCGTAG
- a CDS encoding DUF1059 domain-containing protein produces MPYQFECSEGNCQFRIRSSSSDEVERLVRAHVRMVHNGRIDRADLERGIDQVELA; encoded by the coding sequence ATGCCGTACCAATTCGAGTGCTCCGAGGGGAACTGCCAGTTTCGCATCCGCTCGAGCAGTTCCGACGAGGTAGAACGGCTCGTTCGCGCCCACGTTCGCATGGTTCACAACGGCCGGATCGATCGCGCCGACCTCGAGCGCGGTATCGACCAGGTCGAACTTGCCTGA